TAATTCTCGTGAAGCGGCAGATACCGAAAGCATCCTTTCTGATAGTGGTGAGTGTTAGTGCTTCTTCTTCAGATTCTTATTTTGGTGATTCAAATCAGGAGAAATATTATCATATGTTCTTCATATGAAATCATGAGAGATTTATATGGAGAGGATGAAATATAATGCACGTAAAGATATATAACATTATCCACTTACAAAAGAACCAGTTCTCATGACAGCGCAAGTATACTACGGGAATCGCTGAAGATAGTTAATCTGCATAATAAGTTTATTACCCACCTGCTCTGAGCGCATTTAGCAAGTGTTTCATTATGCAAACAATAACATACACTGCATATTAGCGAAGCCTGAGAATTTTGTCATGTCGTGCCAGGTAAGCCACTTTGCGTCATTTATTCAATGTAATCGTTAAACTCGGTAAATATGGTAAGGTCCAGCAGTAAAGCCTCGATGAAGGGCAAAGTCCTCAACATTCAATCATTAAGTGTATGTAACAGATATCtaaatttatatttacaatttaaatcGGAGCTGTAAtaatgatttacataacaatggatGCGATAAAAATAGATGCGACCAATGCAAAATGTATATATCATTTTCTCATTTGCAGATGAAGAATTTATGAAGATGAGATTAGAATAATGGCGTTCAATAATCGAGACGATGAAAGCACGAATTTTGACGTATTGTACAGGAAAGCACCAGGCAAGAATACAACTCACGCAGATGAAAGACCGGACTTAAATGCAGCAGGTAAGATTTAAAGTCATAATCCAGTTCAAAGCTTTAAACGCATTGCCGTGCAGACTTAGGAAATTTGGGCTGAACAGACAATCATGATCATACGCCGATGTAAAGATAATAAACTCTGTGGATCGGTGGTTTTGTGAATCACAGCAATAAATTAAACCTCTATAAAGAGAAGGAAGGCATGTTGAGAGTAAAGAAGAAATTCTCAGAATCAGAGAGAGattgtttatttcatcaaaGGCAAATAAGAAACATGTGTTAGGCCTCAACCCCTCACACAGATTGAtacagaaatacaaaattaaaatggtcTATGACAACAAAAGACAATAAACAATAATGAAAGTAAACTCTCTACCCTAACGAGAGTACTAATTACAATAAGAGTAAGTGTGAGAAACTAACTTTTGGCTAAACATTGCAAGTTTTCTCGTTTTAATAAAATGCCGACTGAGAGATTGGATATTAATATTTTTAAGAAAGCAGGTTGACAAGCTTACATTTATATAGTAGGTCAAAGCTCCAAAACAATGGAATATGTCTCTGTCGTTCTAATATCTTCATAAAGTGGACTAATAAAGAAAATGAAGTCTATTTTCAGTAAGTTAAACTAAGATTACACTTTTAGACACCATTGTTTCCTGGTGTGCGAAGGGAAGATGAATGCATAGATATAAGAATGAATAACCGGAAGAATGAGTAACTAGACAAGAGGCGGGCTGACACATCCAAGATAATGGATGCCAGAATGTTGCACAGTCTGTCCGTCACTGTTAGAGCTGTGCACGTTTTCAAACCTGTCACGGATTCAAGTAGACGAAATAACAcctgtttttgtaaatttgtccAATACAATCATGTTTGAACCTCTGTTAGTCTGCTCAACTAATCTTCGACAATGTCTTATTTATTGCAGATGACCTTGCTGCTATCGTGCCAATACCATGCAACAACAATTACTTTGACGATGCGAAAAATGGAATAACACAGCAAAAGGAAATCAATATAACTTGCGTAGGTGTAATTTTCACTAGTAAACGTTAATTTAGCGATAAGAGAGATCTATTTCTGGAGCAATTTAAGTAATTTCATCACTTTTAATATTTCATCGGTTTAGCTTCGGTTTGTTCTGCATAAAGTTTAAAGTGAAACGGGTTTAGTTATGTACCATCAGATCTTTGATAGCATGCTTTTGTGAATTTAAGCAAACTTACCTCGATGGCGAAATCCCAGTACAAACAAGCTTGTAGGATATCAAATGTATGGCGTCTTGTACCTATCCCCGTACAGCTAACTCTCCGATGATATAAATTAGCGCTACGCAATGTCACCTTTTTGTGggttgaaaattacaatgaGAGGCGAACATTATGACCCGTCATATAAACcgataatttaaaaaatatgactgTGTTTCAATTTCCACAGATGTTTTTGAAGTATACATAGACAAAATAGATTATATTCATTCTTTTGCTTCCCATCGGATCTAGTATTTGACAGTTGA
Above is a window of Ptychodera flava strain L36383 chromosome 19, AS_Pfla_20210202, whole genome shotgun sequence DNA encoding:
- the LOC139119302 gene encoding uncharacterized protein, with product MAFNNRDDESTNFDVLYRKAPGKNTTHADERPDLNAADDLAAIVPIPCNNNYFDDAKNGITQQKEINITCAKQTDDTDDGDQVTNEQDDNSMHASHSRCNGREDKHEQGNAERQKRLHTKKCCSVQ